A stretch of Microbulbifer sp. SAOS-129_SWC DNA encodes these proteins:
- the aroC gene encoding chorismate synthase has protein sequence MSGNTIGKLFSVTTFGESHGAALGCIVDGCPPGLEITAEEIQCELDRRKPGTSRYTTQRREADQVKILSGVFEGKTTGTPIGLLIENTDQRSKDYANIAEQVRPAHADYTYWQKYGLRDYRGGGRSSARETAMRVAAGAIAKKWLREKYGIEVRGYLSQLGPIKAEKFDWEQVSQNPFFCPDADKVAEMEAYMQALIKEGNSVGARISVCASGVPAGLGEPVFDRLDADLAHALMSINAVKGVEIGAGFASVAQKGTEHRDEITPEGFLSNNAGGVLGGISSGQDILAHIALKPTSSLRIPGRSIDTHGNPIEVVTTGRHDPCVGIRATPIAEAMTALVLIDHALRQRAQNGDIAPGVVTVGAQ, from the coding sequence ATGTCGGGCAATACCATTGGCAAACTGTTCAGCGTCACCACCTTTGGCGAGAGCCACGGCGCGGCGCTGGGCTGTATCGTTGACGGTTGCCCGCCCGGGCTGGAAATCACTGCAGAGGAGATCCAGTGCGAGCTGGACCGCCGCAAGCCCGGTACCTCCCGCTATACCACCCAGCGCCGCGAAGCGGATCAGGTCAAGATTCTGTCCGGCGTGTTCGAGGGCAAAACCACCGGTACACCGATCGGGCTGCTGATCGAGAACACTGACCAGCGCTCCAAGGACTACGCCAACATCGCCGAGCAGGTGCGCCCGGCCCACGCCGACTACACCTACTGGCAGAAGTACGGTCTGCGCGACTATCGCGGCGGCGGCCGCTCGTCTGCGCGCGAGACCGCCATGCGCGTGGCGGCCGGCGCCATCGCCAAGAAATGGTTGCGGGAAAAATATGGCATCGAGGTGCGCGGTTACCTGAGCCAGCTGGGGCCGATCAAGGCGGAAAAGTTCGACTGGGAGCAGGTGAGCCAGAATCCGTTTTTCTGCCCCGACGCGGACAAAGTGGCGGAAATGGAAGCCTACATGCAGGCGCTGATCAAGGAGGGTAACTCCGTTGGCGCGCGCATCTCCGTCTGCGCCAGCGGTGTACCGGCGGGGCTCGGCGAACCGGTTTTCGACCGCCTGGATGCGGACCTGGCCCACGCGCTGATGAGCATCAATGCAGTCAAGGGCGTGGAAATCGGCGCGGGTTTTGCCAGTGTGGCCCAGAAAGGCACCGAGCACCGCGACGAAATCACCCCCGAGGGCTTCCTGTCCAACAACGCCGGTGGCGTGCTCGGCGGTATCTCCAGCGGCCAGGATATCCTCGCCCATATCGCGCTCAAGCCCACCTCCAGCCTGCGCATTCCCGGGCGCAGTATCGACACCCACGGCAACCCCATCGAGGTGGTCACCACCGGGCGTCACGACCCCTGTGTCGGTATCCGCGCAACGCCGATCGCCGAGGCGATGACGGCACTGGTATTGATTGATCACGCGCTGCGCCAGCGGGCGCAGAACGGCGATATCGCTCCGGGCGTGGTCACCGTCGGCGCACAATAG